Sequence from the Catenuloplanes indicus genome:
GGCACCGCGCCGGCCTGGGTGATCGCGCTGGCCGGGACCGGTTTCTGCGGCGCGCTGACCACCTGGTCCACGCTCGCGGCGGACACCGTCCGGCTGCCGCGCGCGCTCGGCGTACAGAATCTGGCGTTGAATCTGGTTCTGGGTCTTTCGGCCGCCGGGCTGGGCTGGTGGCTCGCGCCGTAGGCGCACGATGCGTGACCGGCCGGGGTACCGTCGACGCATGCAGATGACCTGTCCAAAGTGCCACGGCCAGATGCGGCAGTACGAACGCAGCGGCGTCACCATCGACCAGTGCGGCGAGTGCCGGGGGATCTTCCTGGACCGCGGCGAGCTGGAGAAACTCTTCGAAGCCGAGCAGAACTGGAACCGGAGCAACCCGCAGGGCGCCCGCCCTGCGGCTGTCCCGCCGCCTCCGCCGCCCGCCGGTTACCCGCCGGCCGCGCCGGGTCACGGTGGTGGGTACGCGCCTCCGCCTCCGCCCCCGCCGGTCCAGCACGGCTACCCGGCCGCGACCCCGGCGTACGGGCACGGGGCACCCGCCTACGGCCACGGCGGCGGGTACCACGGGCACTACCGGCACCACGGGCACTACCGGAACAAGCGACACCGCGGTTTCCTGGGCGAGCTCTTCGACTAGGACCTCGGTGAGGTAGGGCCGTCTCGCCGGGGTGGCGGCGGCCCTACATCGCCATGTCCACGAACCGCGACAGGTGCAGCTGCGCCGCGACCGTGACCGTGTCCGTCGGGCCGTTACGGTGCTTGGCCACGATGAAGTCGGCCTCGCCCGCGCGCGGCGACTCCTTGTCGTAGTAGTCGTCCCGGTGCAGCAGGATCACGACGTCGGCGTCCTGCTCGATCGATCCACTCTCACGGAGGTCGGACAGCTGCGGCCGCTTGTCGGTGCGCTGCTCGGGACCACGGTTCAGCTGGGACACCGCGATGACCGGCGCCTCGACCTCCTTGGCCAGCAGCTTCAGGCCACGGGACAGCTCCGCGACCTCCTGCTGACGGCTCTCGGTGCGGCCCGGCGACGACATCAGCTGCAGATAGTCGACCACGATCAGCTTGAGGTCGTGCCGCTGCTTGAGCCGCCGCGCCTTGGCCCGGATCTCCATCAGGTTCATGCTCGGCGTGTCGTCCACGAACAGCGGTGCTTCGCTGATCTCGCCCATGCAGCGCGCCAGCTTCGTCCAGTCGTCGTCGGAGAGCTGCCCGGAGCGCAGCACGTGCAGCGGCACCCGCGCCTCCGCCGACAGCAGACGCATCACGATCTCGATCTTGCTCATTTCCAGCGAGAAGATAGCGCTGGCCTGGTTCGCCCGGATCGCCGCGTTTCTGGCGAAGTCCATGCTGGCCGTCGACTTCCCCAGGCCGGGCCGGCCAGCAACAATGATCAACTGCCCGGCGTGCAGGCCGTTCAGCAGCCGGTCGAGGTCGGCGAAGCCGGTGGGTACGCCGGTCATCATGCCGGCCTGCGCGCCGATCGCCTCGATCTCGTCCAGCGTGGGCTGAAGCATCTCGCCGAGGCTGGCGAAGTCCTCGTTGACGCGCTTCTCGGTGATCTCGTAGACGGCCTGCTGGGCCAGGTCGACGATGTCGTCGACGTCGCGGCCACTGCCGGCCGCGGCGCCGTAGCCGAGCTGGACGATGCGGGTGCCGGCCTCGACCAGGCGGCGCAGGACCGCACGCTCGGCCACGATGCGGGCGTAGTACGACGAGTTCGCGGCGGTCGGGACGCTGGCGATCAGCGTGTGCAGGTAGGGGGCGCCGCCGATGCGGGCCAGATCGCCGGCGTCGTTGAGCAGTGCGGCGACCGTGATGGCGTCGGCAGGCTCGCCGCGGCCGTACAGGTCAGTGATGGCGTCGAAGATCGTCGCGTGGATCGGCCGGTAGAAGTCGCCGTGCTTGAGGATCTCCACGACGTCGGCGACCGCGTCCTTGGACAGCAGCATGCCGCCGAGCACGCACTGCTCCGCGGCCATGTCCTGCGGCGGGGTGCGGTCCAGGCCGCCGCCACCGCCCTCGCCGTCGCGTGGCGGGCCGTCGAACTTCCGGTCCTTCTGGCGGCGCGGGCGGTCGTCCCCGGAGTCGTCGGGGGAGAACGAGCCGGGCCGCACGTCGTCGGTAATCGACATCGCGCCCCCTCAGTCGAACATACGTACTATCCCGCATCGAACAGGGCGCCGACAACCGGAACGCCGGTAACCGGAGCGGCCGACAGGCACATCGGCAGACACACCCACGGGTAGAGCGATCACACTACGAACACCCAGGGCTCAGCCCCAAACGGGTCGGTGGACGAGCCTGGGTATTACCTGTGGACATCAGGCCGCACGCTGTGCGCATCCCTGTGGATAACCTGTGCACAACTAAGTGGATCACGTCACACAAACGCCTCTGAGCAGGCGAAACTTTGTCCCCAGCATGTGGAGGAAAGAAAGGTTGTCCGGTTCTGGAGGCGGATTCGGGCGAAGGTAGGCTCATCGCCGCAAGTTGATGCCCCCGGAACACGTATTGCGATCTGGTCTCGGAACGGTCACGCTCCATTGGTGGACTACGACGATCGGGATCTCAGCGGGCGGGCGCCGCGACAGCGCCGCCGTGCTGAGTCCTGGTCGGAAGACGGCGATTACGGCGACGAGCTGCCCCGGCCGCGGGCGGCGGAACAGTCACAGGTCGAGCGATACACGAGCTACCCCGACCCGGCCACCACCGACTTCTACCGGCGCACCGGTGACACCGGCGTCGGCGACATCCCGCCGGTCCGCTCCAGCCGCGCGCGCAACCGCTGGCAGGCCAGCCGGGAGACGGAGGGCTGGCGCCAGGATCCGGACGGCGGCGCCACCTACGGCCGGACCAGCGAGAGCGTCAGCTACGAGGACACGGCCCCGGATCGGCCGAGCTGGGCCGACCGGCGGCACGACACCGGCAGCTGGCGCAACGTCAGCGACACGGCCAGCTGGCGGCGTGGTTCGCGGTCCGAGCCGGACGAGGACACCGGCTACCGCGCCTACCAGCCCGGCGGGCGGTACGGCTCCCGTACCGGCCCGGAGCCCACCACCCGGCGCCGGCCACCGGACGAGGGCGGCGGCTCATGGGGCCGCGACGCGGAGGAGGACACCTGGAACCGGCGCTCGGGCGCCGGTTCGTGGCGTCGGGTGACGGAAACGCGCACCTGGGTCTCGGAGACCGGCAGCTGGAGCACGGCCGACGAGGTCTCCGACGTGCCCGCGCCGCGGCCCGCACCGAGCGACGACACGGGCACCTGGGGCGGCCGGGCCGTCCGCGAGGACACCGGCTCGTGGGACGCGCCGCGACCGACCCGATCCGAACGACGCCGCGCCGAACGCGCGGCCACGGAGCAGGGGTCGCTCGACGCCACGGAGCAGCCGTCGCGCGGCACCACGGAGCAGCCGTCGCGCGGCACCACGGAGCGGCCGTCGCGCGGCACCACGGAGCGGCCGTCGCGCGGCACCACGGAGCAGCCGTCGCGCGCCGCGGAGCGGCCGCGGCACTCGCAGCAGAGCGACTGGCCCGACTGGGGCGACCCGACGATGGGACCGGCCCGCACCCGTGGGATGCGCGCGGACACCGGCGGGCGCGCGGACACTGGCCCACCGGTGCCGCGGTCGGGCAACGCGCCACAGCTACCGCCGGAAGCGATCCAGGAGCGGCCGGACCGGGCGCAGTGGCTGGCGGGCGCCCCCGGCACCGCGGACACGGGCACCTGGCGCCGGCGCCCGGAGGACGCGAATGATGCCGACTGGCGGGGCCCACAGGCGGTCACGGACACCGGCACGTGGCGGCGCGGCGCCCAGATGGACGGCCCGCGCACCCGCCGGGACCGGTCCGCGACCGAGGACACCGGCACGCGGGCAGGCGGATACGGCTTCACCCGCGCGGAGCCGGACGCACCACGGCCGCGCTACGCCGGCGAGACCGGCGAGGTCTCCCGCTACCCACGCCGGACCGAAACGGACACCAGCAGCTGGCAGCGCACGCCGGACGGGGTGATGTGGACCGGCGCACCCGCCACCGGCGCCGCACCCGCCGCGGGCGTCTACCGCGCCTCCCGCCCGGTGCGCTCGTGGCAGGACGACACCTCGGCCGCCGACCGCGACTGGGCGGCCGGCCAGGCCAACACCGGCGGCCTGACCCGCCCCTCCTACGCGGACGCGCCCCCGGAGGAACGCACACCGCGCCGCGAGATGTCCGCCGTGATGCGCCGCCGTGCCGCCGTCGAGGAACTGGACGAACTCGAGGACGCCCCGCCAGGCGGCCCACTCGCCGCAATCGGCTTCACGGTCTTCTGGTACTCGGTGCCGGTCCTGCTCTTCACGATCTTCACGCTCACCCAGGGCGCGGCCGAGCGTGCCCGGGCCGGCGCGACACTGCTCGGCGCCGCACCACAGTTCGGCATCTCGCTGGCCGTGAGCATCGTCATCGCGTACCTGTTACGCCTGGTCAGCGGCACCTGGAAGACCGCGAGCGTAGGCTTGGCCGCGGCCGTGATGGGCGGCGGCCTGGCCACCGTGCTGGTCTCCGCGATCAGCGGCCAGCCGATCGGCTGAAGGCCACGATCCAACCCATGATCTTCCCGCTTCCGGCGTGGCGCAGCCCGTCCGCTCCCGCGGGCAAACCTCGCCGGGCGCTCCGACTCCGCTAGCGCTCCGCTCCGCACCCGGCGTCGGAGCCGGTCGGCGGGTGGCCGGGAAAACCCCGCGGCCTCCGCCGCCGCCGCCACACCCCGCGCGTCGCGTTCCGGCGACCACGTCGGCAGCACGGCTTCCGTCGCCGCACGCGTCACGCCCGGCAACGCGGTCTCCACGACGACCCCACCGGCACGCTCTACGACGCCACACCAGCGGCACGTCGACGCGCGGCTCTCGCCGACACTCGCGATGCGGCCCGCAGCGCGGCCTCCGCCACCATTTCCGGCAGGCCCCGGGTGCCTATTGCCCGAAGTTCCTGGATGAGTCGTCGTGTGTTTCTTGGCCGCGTAGAGGATTTCGGTCATGCCGCGGCCCAGCAGCCTGAGTGATCAATCGAGTGGCCGGGCGAAGCTCTACGGAGAAGAGACTTGCCGGTGGAGCTATATCGCTATATTTCGGGCGCGAAACGCCCGATCGCCGCAGCAGAGCCGGGGTCCCGCAGCACAGCCAGGATCCCGCAACAGTGCTGGGTGCGGCGAGCGCGAGTCCGGAAATGGGCGGCAGAGCCGAAGCGGGAGGAAAGGTTCTGGGAAACAAAAACCCCGGGACGGCGAGCGTCCCGGGGCTCCTGCGGTAGAGCGGGCCTTACTTGGCCGGCGTCACGTTCAGCGTGAACTTGGCCGTGACCTCGGGGTGCAACTTGACCCCCACCGAGTAGGCGCCGACCGACTTGATGTGGGCCGGGAGGTCGAGGCGGCGGCGGTCGATCGACGGGCCGCCGGCGGCCTTGATCGCGCTGACGACGTCGGCCGGGGTGACCGAGCCGAAGAGGCGGCCGCCGGCGCCGGAACGGGCGCCGAGGCTGACGGTCTTCAGACCCTCGATGGCGGTCTTGACCTCGTTGGCGTGCTCGAGACCACGGATCTCGCGCGCCTGGCGGGCCCGGCGGATGACCGTGACCTGCTTCTCGGCGCCCTTGGTCCAGCTGATCGCGAAGCCCTGCGGCAGGAGGTAGTTACGGCCGTAGCCGTCCTTGACCTCCACGATGTCGCCGGGAGCGCCGAGGCCGGACACCTCCTGGGTAAGGATGATCTTCATGTCCGTCCCCCCTCTCAGCGGGCCGTCGTCGTGTACGGCAGGAGCGCCATCTCGCGGGCGTTCTTGACCGCCTTGGCGATCTGACGCTGCTGCTGCGAGGTCACGCCGGTGACGCGGCGGGCACGAATCTTGCCGCGGTCGGAGATGAACTTGCGCAGCAGCGCGGTGTCCTTGTAGTCGATGTAGGTGATCCCCTCCTTGTCGAGCGGGTTCACCTTCTTCTTCGGCTTGCGCAGTGCCGCAGCCTTAGCCATTGCTTGCTCCGTAACCTGTTAGAACGGGGGCTCGTCGTCGTAGTTGCCGCCGCCACCCGAACCGGAAGAGGCCGGACTCGCGGTCGCCCACGGGTCGGAGTAGTCGCCGCCACCGCCGCCGGAGTTGCTGTTTCCTCCGCCGAAGTTGCCGCCGCCACCGGAGTTTCCTCCGCCGAAGCCGCCACCGCCCCCGCCGCCGCCGTTGGAGGAGCCGAAGCCCCCACCACCGCCGCCGCCGGAACGGGACATCTTCTGGACCTTCGCGGTCGCGTAGCGGAGCGAGGGGCCGACCTCGTCGACCTCCATCTCGATGACGGTGCGCTTCTCTCCCTCACGCGTCTCGTACGACCGCTGGCGCAGGCGCCCCTGGACGATCACGCGAGAACCGCGCGTCAGCGACTCGGCGACGTTCTCCGCCGCCTGACGCCAGACGCTGCACTGGAGGAAGAGTGGCTCGCCGTCCTTCCACTCCCCGGACTGCCGATCGAGAGTCCGAGGGGTCGACGCGACCGTGAACCTGGCGACTGCCGCACCCGAGGCGGTGAAGCGCAACTCTGGGTCATTGGTCAGATTGCCAACGACGGTGATGACTGTCTCTCCTGCCATGACCTTCTCCTACCACCGGGGTGATTTGGTGAGTCAGATTGCCACACGGGTGTGACAAAACCCCGGCGACGTTCGGTTCGGGTGGAGCCGGAAGATCAGCGAACTTCCGGCCGGATGACCTTGGTGCGCAGCACGGACTCGTTGAGCCGCAGCTGACGGTCCAGCTCGGCCACGGCCTCGGTCGTCGCCTGCAGGTCGATGACGGCGTAGATGCCTTCGGCCTTCTTGTCGATCTCGTACGACAGGCGCCGGCGGCCCCAGACGTCGAGCTTCTCCACCGAGCCGCCCGCGGTCCGGATCACGTTCAGGTACGTGTCGAGCGACGGTGCAACGGTGCGCTCCTCGAGACTGGCATCGAGGATCACCATGATTTCGTAGTGACGCAAGACGTACTCACCTCCTATGGGCTAGCGGTCACGGTCCTTCCGTGACAGGAGGTCTGCGTCGTTGCCGCGGGCGCGATGGGATTACCGGCCGCGGGCAACCTGACAAGGATAGCGGGGCTCTCGCGGTACGGATCCGCGGACCCCGATGGAGATCCACCAAAGCGGGATCAAAAGAACCGCGGGGCGCGAGTCCGCTTTCCTGGGGTGGGACCTGGGGAGGAACGACCACACCGACGAGGTTGGACCGGCGCCCCGCGGGGCCTCGGACGCGGGCCCGCCGTCACGCTGCTCGGGCGGCCCGCTGAGCGATAATAGCCCGAATTGCCCCAGCTGACACGCCAATAACGCAAATTGTCGCGATTAATGCCAACAGGCCGACCGGGCCGGACTCCTCGACCGGCACCACCGCGGCGACCGGCTCCGCGGCCACGCCCGCCACGGCGACGTCCGGCCCACCGCCGCCGAGCGGCGCGGCGAGCGGGTCCGGGAGCGGGGACTGCGTGGTCGGGACGGCCGACGGCGTGATGCCGGGCACTCGGGCGCTCTCGGCCGTACCGGTGGGCCGGTCCGGCGGCGTCGACGACGTCGCGGCGGCCGGCGCGGGCCGTGTATCGCCCGGCGTGGGCCGGTCCGGGGCGGCGTCCGGCGAGCGGGGTTCCGGGGCGGCCGGTGGCGCCTCGGCCACGGCCGGGGCCGGCTCGGCCGGGGACCTC
This genomic interval carries:
- the rpsF gene encoding 30S ribosomal protein S6 gives rise to the protein MRHYEIMVILDASLEERTVAPSLDTYLNVIRTAGGSVEKLDVWGRRRLSYEIDKKAEGIYAVIDLQATTEAVAELDRQLRLNESVLRTKVIRPEVR
- the rpsR gene encoding 30S ribosomal protein S18 — its product is MAKAAALRKPKKKVNPLDKEGITYIDYKDTALLRKFISDRGKIRARRVTGVTSQQQRQIAKAVKNAREMALLPYTTTAR
- a CDS encoding single-stranded DNA-binding protein — translated: MAGETVITVVGNLTNDPELRFTASGAAVARFTVASTPRTLDRQSGEWKDGEPLFLQCSVWRQAAENVAESLTRGSRVIVQGRLRQRSYETREGEKRTVIEMEVDEVGPSLRYATAKVQKMSRSGGGGGGGFGSSNGGGGGGGGFGGGNSGGGGNFGGGNSNSGGGGGDYSDPWATASPASSGSGGGGNYDDEPPF
- a CDS encoding TFIIB-type zinc ribbon-containing protein → MQMTCPKCHGQMRQYERSGVTIDQCGECRGIFLDRGELEKLFEAEQNWNRSNPQGARPAAVPPPPPPAGYPPAAPGHGGGYAPPPPPPPVQHGYPAATPAYGHGAPAYGHGGGYHGHYRHHGHYRNKRHRGFLGELFD
- a CDS encoding fluoride efflux transporter FluC; its protein translation is MITFGLVLLGGAAGAVARSLLDSAAAARFGRRLPWGILAANVLGSLLLGLLHGTAPAWVIALAGTGFCGALTTWSTLAADTVRLPRALGVQNLALNLVLGLSAAGLGWWLAP
- the rplI gene encoding 50S ribosomal protein L9, whose product is MKIILTQEVSGLGAPGDIVEVKDGYGRNYLLPQGFAISWTKGAEKQVTVIRRARQAREIRGLEHANEVKTAIEGLKTVSLGARSGAGGRLFGSVTPADVVSAIKAAGGPSIDRRRLDLPAHIKSVGAYSVGVKLHPEVTAKFTLNVTPAK
- the dnaB gene encoding replicative DNA helicase, whose protein sequence is MSITDDVRPGSFSPDDSGDDRPRRQKDRKFDGPPRDGEGGGGGLDRTPPQDMAAEQCVLGGMLLSKDAVADVVEILKHGDFYRPIHATIFDAITDLYGRGEPADAITVAALLNDAGDLARIGGAPYLHTLIASVPTAANSSYYARIVAERAVLRRLVEAGTRIVQLGYGAAAGSGRDVDDIVDLAQQAVYEITEKRVNEDFASLGEMLQPTLDEIEAIGAQAGMMTGVPTGFADLDRLLNGLHAGQLIIVAGRPGLGKSTASMDFARNAAIRANQASAIFSLEMSKIEIVMRLLSAEARVPLHVLRSGQLSDDDWTKLARCMGEISEAPLFVDDTPSMNLMEIRAKARRLKQRHDLKLIVVDYLQLMSSPGRTESRQQEVAELSRGLKLLAKEVEAPVIAVSQLNRGPEQRTDKRPQLSDLRESGSIEQDADVVILLHRDDYYDKESPRAGEADFIVAKHRNGPTDTVTVAAQLHLSRFVDMAM